In Erigeron canadensis isolate Cc75 chromosome 1, C_canadensis_v1, whole genome shotgun sequence, a single window of DNA contains:
- the LOC122586176 gene encoding leucine-rich repeat extensin-like protein 6: MASPSPILLLIFVIVPIVAINPNKLVPPDTSASGVSRLDQSKCGGCPCNQPCYTAPPPPPPPPKKPPTPTPSGVNCPPPPSYIYITGPPGNLYPVDPYYYHSNSHRLVMAPRPLLVAVGVIMGIIMLAFW; the protein is encoded by the coding sequence ATGGCGTCACCATCCCCGATCCTCCTCCTCATCTTCGTCATCGTCCCAATCGTAGCAATAAACCCGAATAAGCTCGTTCCTCCTGACACTTCCGCTAGTGGGGTATCAAGGCTAGACCAATCCAAGTGCGGCGGTTGTCCATGCAACCAGCCATGCTACACTgctccgccaccaccaccgccacctccCAAGAAGCCGCCAACTCCAACTCCGAGCGGCGTCAACTGCCCTCCACCACCCTCATACATTTACATAACTGGTCCACCCGGGAATCTTTATCCCGTTGACCCCTATTATTATCATTCAAATTCCCACCGTCTTGTCATGGCACCGCGGCCGCTTCTTGTTGCCGTTGGAGTGATAATGGGCATTATTATGCTTGCTTTTTGGTAA